A stretch of Blautia liquoris DNA encodes these proteins:
- a CDS encoding PucR family transcriptional regulator yields the protein MGFTVEELLKIEEVKNLSVICGQDGLKNEIKGVTIIEAPDIAKFINGGELLLTGLFAFKTCSVDEYKDFLRELGKKEISGLALKRGRTVKEADVKIELLKEFARDNHIPLIEVPFELSFQVIIGLVMEHLFSDEVTQLKYYKTTHDNFSALTLSNGFNENKIRDILGLLDKMICNPVSLYDQYMSCYETTAGEKNQRLKIAADATKYDPGILTNYIYLKQEDEHNRYIVEINLNVGLRMYLVVTEMMSTFSLMDCIALENAIIALQYEFSRIFAVSELEKKFQNDLLHNILSGNIESIEELKKSSSLLDVNIDGYYRVVVFGVTNEKSSRKDTINEKMHHIDLLEETVAHKLPKSKVYRDLDKIVVVMEVNSDSSQIEYREELKDILKQIQAFMTVQNKYLKVKAGVGRIVQGILQLPKTYKEANDAFLFVDIAGDIVGESAVQMMLFSDLGIFKLLCQLDDPEMLREYVPETLGKLYDYKKPQRDDLIMTLKTYLDKNQNLSKTAKSLYVHYKTAAYRIEKIEKITGIDFNNANEVLAVRIGLIVHRMIENYEKKVI from the coding sequence GTCACTATTATTGAAGCTCCTGATATTGCTAAGTTTATCAATGGAGGGGAGTTGCTGCTGACCGGATTATTTGCTTTTAAAACCTGTAGTGTAGATGAATACAAAGACTTTCTTCGGGAATTGGGAAAAAAAGAGATCAGTGGTCTGGCTTTAAAAAGGGGCAGAACAGTAAAAGAGGCAGATGTTAAAATTGAACTGCTCAAAGAATTTGCCCGGGATAACCATATACCATTAATTGAAGTTCCTTTTGAACTGTCTTTTCAGGTTATAATTGGTCTGGTTATGGAACATCTGTTTAGTGATGAAGTTACTCAGCTGAAGTACTACAAAACAACCCATGACAATTTTTCAGCATTGACCTTGTCAAATGGATTTAACGAGAATAAAATTCGAGACATCTTGGGGCTGTTAGATAAGATGATTTGTAATCCGGTATCACTTTATGATCAATATATGTCTTGTTATGAGACAACAGCAGGTGAAAAAAATCAAAGACTAAAGATTGCTGCTGATGCCACGAAGTATGATCCTGGAATTTTAACTAATTATATTTATTTGAAGCAGGAAGATGAACATAATCGGTATATTGTTGAAATTAACCTGAATGTGGGGCTCCGGATGTATCTGGTGGTGACAGAGATGATGTCAACATTTAGTCTGATGGATTGTATTGCATTAGAAAATGCTATTATCGCACTTCAATATGAGTTTTCAAGAATATTCGCTGTTTCAGAGCTGGAAAAGAAGTTTCAAAATGATCTTCTGCATAATATTTTGAGCGGTAATATAGAATCAATAGAAGAACTGAAGAAGAGTTCGAGCCTTCTAGATGTCAATATTGATGGCTATTATCGTGTGGTTGTATTTGGCGTAACAAATGAAAAAAGCTCTCGCAAAGATACGATTAATGAAAAGATGCACCACATTGATTTGCTGGAAGAAACAGTTGCCCATAAGCTTCCGAAAAGCAAGGTATACAGGGATCTGGATAAGATTGTAGTTGTCATGGAAGTTAACTCTGATTCCTCACAGATTGAATATCGGGAAGAGTTGAAGGATATCCTGAAGCAGATTCAGGCGTTTATGACTGTCCAAAATAAATATCTGAAGGTAAAAGCCGGGGTGGGAAGAATTGTACAAGGGATACTACAATTGCCCAAAACCTATAAAGAGGCAAATGATGCCTTTTTGTTTGTCGATATTGCCGGTGACATAGTGGGAGAAAGTGCCGTGCAGATGATGCTTTTTTCGGACTTGGGAATTTTTAAATTATTGTGTCAGTTAGATGATCCGGAAATGTTAAGGGAGTATGTTCCAGAAACACTTGGAAAGTTATATGATTACAAAAAACCTCAAAGAGATGATTTGATAATGACGCTGAAAACATATCTGGATAAAAACCAGAATCTTTCCAAGACGGCCAAAAGCTTATACGTGCACTATAAAACAGCAGCTTATCGTATTGAGAAGATAGAAAAGATAACTGGAATAGATTTTAATAATGCCAATGAAGTGTTGGCTGTCAGAATTGGTCTGATTGTCCATCGAATGATCGAAAATTATGAAAAAAAGGTTATTTAA
- a CDS encoding sensor histidine kinase, which translates to MLKRLRKRFIITNMIFVIAVILSALVVMCVSNYRRFYADSIKAIDRTLSGDVEDLKPALEFGDRDGKRPPRPKDDSGIGKIAVFTVTLEVNSNTVSGINDSGIQVDTDTAQKAADAAIAANKISGTLQSMGLRFKMQAAKNGLKIAFADITNEQDSMQSLILISVLIFAIVLLTSFIISLFLSKRALAPVQKAWDQQHQFVADASHELKTPLTVILANLGIIKSHSQHTIEEERKWLDNTEEEAIQMKDLLQDLLFLAREDADNAPPAPHVEFDLSRLVWECILSFESVTYEQKTEMTEDIQDHILINGNEKQIKQLLIILLDNACKYAKGGTIYLLLRQEHEKVILSIKNSGVIIPKKDLEHIFERFYRASKSRSRETGGYGLGLSIAHTIVQKHNGKIKAESNEKDGTTFCVVLPVL; encoded by the coding sequence ATGCTTAAGAGACTACGAAAAAGATTCATCATAACAAATATGATCTTTGTAATCGCCGTCATCCTGTCAGCACTGGTTGTCATGTGTGTCTCCAACTACCGGAGATTCTACGCAGACAGCATAAAAGCGATTGACCGGACTTTGTCCGGAGATGTAGAAGATTTAAAACCGGCACTGGAATTCGGTGACAGGGATGGGAAACGACCTCCACGCCCCAAAGATGATAGTGGAATTGGCAAAATTGCTGTATTTACCGTAACACTTGAAGTAAATTCAAATACCGTATCGGGTATCAATGACAGCGGCATCCAAGTTGACACTGACACTGCGCAAAAAGCTGCAGACGCAGCTATTGCAGCTAATAAAATTTCCGGAACACTGCAGAGTATGGGACTGCGGTTTAAAATGCAGGCTGCAAAAAACGGTCTGAAGATTGCCTTTGCAGATATTACTAATGAACAGGACAGCATGCAAAGCCTGATCCTGATTTCAGTGCTTATATTTGCAATCGTACTTCTGACATCCTTTATCATCAGCCTCTTTCTCTCCAAACGAGCCCTTGCACCGGTACAAAAAGCCTGGGATCAACAGCATCAGTTCGTAGCAGATGCCTCTCATGAACTGAAAACTCCGCTAACTGTCATCCTCGCCAACCTGGGAATCATCAAAAGTCATTCACAACATACCATCGAAGAGGAAAGAAAATGGCTTGACAACACCGAAGAAGAAGCTATTCAGATGAAGGATCTGCTGCAGGACCTCTTATTTCTTGCAAGAGAGGATGCAGACAACGCTCCACCTGCTCCACATGTAGAGTTTGATCTATCCAGGCTTGTCTGGGAGTGCATCCTTTCTTTCGAGTCCGTGACTTACGAACAAAAAACCGAGATGACAGAAGACATTCAGGATCATATTCTAATTAATGGAAACGAAAAGCAGATCAAACAGCTTTTGATCATCTTGCTGGACAATGCATGTAAATACGCAAAAGGAGGAACGATCTATCTTCTGCTGCGGCAGGAACACGAAAAAGTGATCCTAAGTATCAAAAACTCAGGTGTGATAATTCCCAAAAAGGATCTGGAACATATCTTCGAACGCTTCTATCGTGCAAGCAAGTCCAGATCACGAGAAACAGGCGGTTACGGTCTTGGATTATCAATCGCGCACACAATTGTACAAAAGCATAACGGAAAAATCAAAGCTGAAAGTAATGAAAAGGATGGGACAACATTTTGTGTCGTACTTCCAGTACTTTAG
- a CDS encoding response regulator transcription factor, producing the protein MNILIVEDEVRLAEALREIMTESKYLCDVVYTGTDGLDYATNGNYDVVVLDVMLPQMDGFSIVHEMRSQAIQTPVLMLTAKDDISDKIAGLDHGADDYMTKPFEPGELLARIRALARRTGEVIFENLTFGDLKLVLATNDLWCKDRNIHLSFKEFEILKMLMINSNMIISKESMIEKVWGNDSDAEDNNVEAYVSFLRKKFYYLGSKVGIVAIRKVGYRLEGNKDA; encoded by the coding sequence ATGAATATACTAATTGTAGAAGACGAAGTTCGTCTGGCAGAGGCACTGCGGGAGATCATGACAGAATCAAAGTACCTCTGTGATGTGGTCTACACTGGAACTGATGGACTGGATTACGCAACAAACGGAAACTACGATGTAGTTGTTTTAGATGTGATGCTGCCTCAAATGGATGGATTCTCTATCGTTCACGAAATGAGAAGTCAGGCGATTCAGACACCAGTATTGATGCTAACTGCCAAAGATGATATCAGCGACAAGATTGCAGGTCTGGATCACGGTGCCGATGATTATATGACCAAGCCCTTCGAACCCGGGGAGCTGTTGGCAAGAATTCGTGCCCTCGCCAGAAGAACCGGTGAAGTAATCTTCGAGAATCTTACCTTTGGTGACCTGAAACTCGTCCTCGCCACGAATGATCTGTGGTGCAAGGACAGAAATATTCACTTAAGTTTTAAGGAATTTGAGATTTTGAAGATGCTGATGATCAATTCTAATATGATCATCTCAAAAGAATCTATGATAGAAAAAGTATGGGGAAATGACTCCGATGCGGAGGATAATAATGTAGAAGCCTATGTTTCATTTCTCAGGAAAAAGTTTTACTATCTTGGTTCCAAAGTGGGAATTGTAGCGATCCGAAAAGTCGGCTATCGCCTAGAGGGAAATAAAGATGCTTAA
- a CDS encoding AraC family transcriptional regulator — protein sequence MYTIIAGECNSEHPESFEMSRPYGADGHVLLMAKTNGVFTFTDQKLSVKPNQVVLIKREVPYHCVNPDGEYSDDWIRFRCDDDHILDRYAKLFYNAIPLSNPPRFTLYIQQILWENSYADEKWRDENVDMLFKLLMNNVEAAYQDKNCPKKYSPYYARMQELRFQIQSQPMKKYSIKELAESVGISCSYFQHLYSDFFGISLQSDLINMRIERVKTILHNTDLSVEKIADICGYSSEVHLYRQFRQKTGMTPKDYRMAYRK from the coding sequence ATGTATACGATAATAGCCGGCGAATGTAACAGTGAACATCCGGAATCCTTTGAAATGAGTCGTCCTTATGGGGCAGATGGGCATGTCCTTCTGATGGCCAAGACAAACGGGGTATTTACATTTACAGATCAAAAATTATCTGTAAAACCTAATCAGGTTGTTCTTATTAAACGTGAGGTTCCCTATCACTGTGTGAATCCGGATGGGGAGTATTCTGATGACTGGATTCGTTTCAGATGCGACGACGATCATATATTAGACCGCTATGCCAAGCTGTTTTACAATGCGATACCTTTGAGCAATCCTCCCCGATTTACATTATATATTCAACAGATTTTATGGGAAAACAGTTATGCAGATGAAAAGTGGCGCGATGAGAATGTAGATATGCTTTTTAAGCTTCTGATGAATAATGTAGAGGCTGCATACCAAGATAAAAATTGTCCAAAGAAATATAGTCCCTATTATGCGAGAATGCAGGAACTGAGATTTCAGATTCAGTCACAGCCAATGAAAAAATATTCAATAAAAGAACTAGCCGAATCAGTTGGGATCTCTTGCTCATACTTTCAACATTTATATTCCGATTTTTTTGGTATCTCGCTCCAATCGGATCTGATCAATATGCGAATAGAAAGAGTAAAAACCATCTTACATAACACAGATCTAAGTGTGGAGAAGATTGCGGATATCTGCGGTTATTCCAGCGAAGTGCATCTCTACCGACAATTTCGTCAGAAAACTGGAATGACACCGAAGGATTACAGAATGGCATATAGAAAATGA
- a CDS encoding DUF7305 domain-containing protein, whose product MKHSRLNKAVPSLLAAAMAVSSASYTQAGTSPPQSQTSDYSDLSVWHSASDSDMIFSEGDITLQGSSKIIGDAGTNSTRDKSVRFDWSTFIDGDLWIGPHSEWSKVATSPKADVGEHASKKIRQLTREKKFAPPAYRDSPALEPKGNLYAGYQDTGDAIIDKSGAYSNISVTKDLVVNIGDEDLNITAETLSVSGDGQIILNRSGSGHVNLFVTDSLELSGSGKINSKGNYDSINLYYSGNSPLRFGGNTRANMSLYAQTADISLSDSAQMTGSIVTGAKDISLSGNSQLNPGEIYALNAALSLSGSSRIQGVTVSDTLSLSGTSQIEYDDSMSLKVPEFKAQKTPVTEKLGSGNWGMYYDFNRFDDKTFKANFDYDLSMLKKLPFTYFRLGFVIYDNMVDQNGNYNFSRLDYAVDETLKAGKKVILPLWFVNDGIADKGNIDYHEQVSNMRNLITAMVKHYSGKGIIYEALDEANSLGHFWMEQWSDDCVEDILALNQHFVQTIQREDPTAVFMAGDFAWPKNSSDGRLDRVHNMIEKGYLDYGTYGSFHPYTNGIPEQMLGDRYDIEAMNHILSHNLLPAATEFGFPHNIPNPFNGNYTRQEQSDYTVRQMLLLDAMGFEVILPFTMDNSDKAWALQAQYYDAGVGEGKDPYFNQVGDKIQDLFGKLDGYTFEAREDSESENDYIFRYTSSSDDRPDKIVYWTAESDHELEIEGNTFMVTGTPEIAE is encoded by the coding sequence ATGAAGCATTCAAGATTAAACAAAGCAGTTCCATCACTACTTGCTGCAGCAATGGCCGTATCATCAGCATCTTACACGCAGGCAGGAACTTCCCCGCCTCAGAGTCAAACTTCGGATTATTCGGATCTCTCTGTCTGGCATTCGGCATCGGATTCGGATATGATATTCTCTGAGGGAGACATCACGCTGCAGGGAAGCTCCAAAATTATAGGTGATGCGGGAACCAACTCCACAAGAGACAAAAGTGTTCGCTTTGACTGGTCAACCTTTATTGACGGAGATCTCTGGATCGGCCCACACAGTGAGTGGTCCAAAGTTGCCACTTCCCCGAAAGCAGATGTAGGTGAACATGCGTCGAAGAAGATCCGACAGCTTACGAGAGAGAAGAAATTCGCACCGCCAGCTTATCGCGATTCCCCCGCTCTTGAACCGAAAGGAAATCTGTATGCCGGATATCAAGATACTGGAGATGCTATAATTGATAAAAGTGGTGCTTATAGCAATATTTCTGTAACAAAAGATCTCGTTGTAAATATTGGAGATGAGGATCTTAATATTACAGCAGAGACACTGTCTGTCTCCGGAGATGGGCAGATTATTCTGAATCGAAGCGGAAGCGGCCATGTAAATTTGTTTGTGACTGACAGTCTTGAATTGTCTGGTAGTGGAAAAATCAATTCCAAAGGTAATTACGATAGTATCAATTTGTATTATAGTGGGAATTCACCACTTCGTTTTGGAGGAAACACTCGTGCAAATATGAGCCTATACGCCCAAACAGCGGATATCTCTCTGTCAGATTCTGCACAGATGACAGGCAGCATTGTAACAGGAGCGAAGGATATTTCTCTCTCGGGAAATTCTCAGCTGAATCCGGGTGAGATCTACGCACTGAATGCAGCACTATCCCTAAGCGGAAGCAGCCGTATACAGGGGGTTACAGTATCCGATACCCTGTCTCTTTCAGGTACTTCCCAGATCGAGTACGACGACTCCATGAGCCTTAAGGTGCCAGAGTTTAAAGCGCAGAAAACACCTGTCACTGAAAAACTAGGTTCCGGAAACTGGGGTATGTATTATGACTTCAATCGTTTCGATGACAAGACTTTTAAGGCAAATTTCGATTATGACTTGTCTATGCTTAAGAAGCTGCCTTTTACTTATTTCCGTCTCGGATTTGTCATTTATGACAATATGGTTGATCAGAATGGCAATTACAACTTCTCTCGCCTTGACTATGCCGTTGATGAGACGCTCAAAGCCGGAAAGAAAGTGATTCTTCCCCTGTGGTTTGTCAATGATGGAATCGCAGATAAAGGAAACATTGATTACCACGAACAGGTTAGTAATATGAGAAATCTAATTACCGCCATGGTGAAACACTATAGTGGGAAGGGAATTATCTATGAGGCGCTTGATGAGGCAAACTCACTGGGGCATTTCTGGATGGAACAGTGGAGTGATGACTGTGTGGAGGATATTCTGGCATTGAATCAGCATTTTGTCCAGACCATACAGAGGGAAGATCCGACCGCTGTCTTTATGGCTGGTGACTTTGCGTGGCCGAAGAACAGCAGTGACGGGAGACTCGACCGGGTACATAACATGATCGAAAAGGGATATCTGGATTATGGCACTTATGGCAGCTTCCATCCTTACACTAACGGAATCCCTGAACAGATGCTGGGCGACAGATATGATATCGAAGCCATGAATCATATATTGAGCCACAATCTGCTGCCGGCCGCGACGGAATTTGGCTTCCCGCATAATATTCCCAATCCATTTAACGGGAATTATACCCGCCAGGAACAGTCTGATTATACCGTCCGCCAGATGCTTCTTCTGGATGCCATGGGATTCGAGGTGATCTTGCCGTTCACCATGGACAATTCCGATAAAGCCTGGGCCCTGCAGGCACAATATTATGATGCCGGCGTCGGTGAAGGCAAAGACCCTTACTTTAATCAGGTAGGCGACAAAATACAAGATCTGTTCGGAAAGCTGGATGGCTACACGTTTGAGGCTCGGGAAGATAGCGAAAGCGAGAATGATTATATATTCCGTTACACTTCATCCTCGGATGACCGCCCGGATAAAATTGTTTACTGGACTGCGGAATCCGATCATGAACTTGAAATTGAGGGTAATACTTTTATGGTGACTGGAACACCCGAAATAGCAGAATAA
- a CDS encoding type 2 periplasmic-binding domain-containing protein, producing the protein MKKKAGNKTYKLWTAAALSTIMVTSLLSGCGGGDKGGSSSGSSKAELSDSVEAKENTYPLNSDDTFTYWGVMRPNIAPNFTNMGDTHIGKQWQKQTGVKIKFEHPVTGQDTEQFNLILADGNYPDLWDYDWRSFPGGPAKALDDGVILELNDLINEHCPNLKKYLKDHPEVARTIKTDDGRYYSFPSLRDVYASYLGPLVRSDWLKKCNLEVPETIDEWHDVLTAFKDQMGASAPFTASNKSDTFFAYAYGVQNGFFLDDGKVVFGPAKKEYKEYMKTMHQWYDEGLIDPDYFASGEDETTAKMTTGRSGVTSAWAASGMMNYIPIGQETEPEYDLTATKNPVLKKGETPEYGYIENPYYYGGLAIGATCKDPVTAAEVLDYGYGEEGHMMFNFGEDGVSYTMENDNPVYTDVVWKNENGWPVSQAIADYILAYSFGPFVQDSRYQEQYLYMDQAKEAIKTWADTNAKEHLMPEITRTSDESSEYATIMNDIGTYVGEMSAKFIMGTEDIDSGFDKYLDTLNQMGLEQAVEINTAAYERYQKR; encoded by the coding sequence ATGAAAAAGAAAGCAGGAAACAAAACCTATAAACTATGGACAGCTGCAGCTCTAAGCACAATTATGGTCACTTCTCTTCTGAGTGGATGTGGAGGAGGTGATAAAGGGGGCAGTAGCTCTGGCAGCTCAAAAGCAGAATTATCCGACTCTGTAGAGGCAAAGGAGAATACATATCCTCTGAACTCCGATGATACATTCACATACTGGGGAGTTATGCGCCCCAATATTGCACCGAACTTTACGAATATGGGGGACACTCATATAGGAAAACAATGGCAGAAGCAAACTGGTGTGAAAATTAAGTTTGAGCATCCGGTTACCGGACAGGACACAGAACAGTTTAATCTGATTCTTGCGGATGGGAATTATCCCGATTTGTGGGACTACGACTGGAGAAGTTTCCCCGGTGGCCCGGCAAAAGCCTTAGATGACGGTGTAATCCTGGAGCTCAACGATTTAATCAATGAGCACTGCCCGAATCTGAAAAAATATCTGAAAGACCATCCAGAGGTTGCCCGCACGATTAAGACAGATGACGGAAGATACTATTCTTTCCCCTCCCTGCGAGATGTGTATGCCTCTTATCTGGGCCCCCTCGTTCGGTCAGACTGGCTGAAGAAGTGTAATCTTGAGGTTCCCGAGACGATAGACGAGTGGCATGATGTACTTACAGCTTTTAAAGATCAGATGGGCGCCAGTGCTCCATTTACTGCATCGAATAAGTCGGATACCTTTTTCGCCTATGCATACGGCGTCCAGAACGGATTTTTTCTGGATGACGGAAAAGTTGTCTTTGGACCGGCCAAAAAGGAATATAAAGAGTATATGAAAACTATGCACCAGTGGTATGATGAAGGATTAATCGATCCAGATTATTTTGCAAGCGGTGAAGACGAAACGACAGCGAAGATGACCACAGGTCGTTCCGGAGTTACCTCAGCATGGGCTGCTTCAGGAATGATGAACTACATCCCCATCGGCCAGGAAACAGAGCCTGAGTATGACTTGACTGCAACTAAAAATCCAGTTCTGAAAAAAGGAGAAACTCCCGAATACGGGTATATTGAAAACCCATACTATTATGGAGGTCTCGCAATTGGAGCAACCTGCAAAGATCCGGTTACCGCCGCAGAGGTTCTCGATTACGGATACGGTGAAGAAGGTCATATGATGTTCAATTTTGGTGAGGACGGGGTCTCTTATACCATGGAAAACGATAATCCGGTTTACACGGATGTCGTCTGGAAAAATGAAAACGGATGGCCGGTTTCCCAGGCAATTGCCGACTATATTCTGGCATACAGCTTTGGTCCTTTCGTTCAGGACAGCCGCTATCAGGAGCAGTACCTGTATATGGATCAGGCAAAGGAGGCTATTAAAACCTGGGCAGACACAAACGCGAAAGAGCATCTGATGCCGGAAATTACCAGGACATCCGATGAGAGTTCTGAATATGCGACAATTATGAACGATATTGGAACATATGTAGGCGAGATGTCCGCAAAATTTATTATGGGAACGGAAGATATTGACAGTGGTTTTGATAAGTATCTGGATACTTTGAATCAGATGGGTCTCGAGCAGGCTGTCGAGATCAACACTGCCGCATACGAGAGATACCAGAAACGCTGA
- a CDS encoding ABC transporter permease, producing MKTKKEKFSYRVKRDWVRNKSLYILIIPVIVFYAVFMYKPMYGALIAFQDYIPTKGLLGSSWVGLKHFIRFFNSPYFVRLVRNTIVLSLYSLVFAFPAPIILALLLNEVKKKRYKSFIQTATYLPHFISLVVVVGIIKEFCVSDGLINDIIVFLGGKRVPLLQDPAYYRMIYILSDIWQEIGWGSIIYLAALSGVDQQLYEAAEIDGAGKFKQMLHVTLPGITPTIVIMLILRLGSLMGMGYEKTILLYNNSTYETADIISSYIYRVGLLEQNWSYSTAIGLMNSLINCVLLVLANKISKKVTENSLW from the coding sequence ATGAAAACCAAAAAAGAAAAATTCAGTTATAGAGTCAAACGGGACTGGGTCAGGAATAAGTCCTTATATATCCTGATCATACCCGTTATCGTATTTTATGCAGTTTTTATGTATAAGCCAATGTATGGTGCTCTAATAGCATTTCAGGATTATATACCGACAAAAGGGCTGCTTGGGAGCAGCTGGGTGGGATTGAAACACTTTATACGATTCTTTAACAGTCCGTATTTTGTGCGTCTTGTCCGGAACACGATCGTCCTGAGCCTGTATAGCCTGGTATTTGCATTTCCGGCGCCGATTATACTCGCTCTCCTGCTCAACGAGGTGAAGAAAAAGAGATACAAGTCCTTTATACAGACGGCCACCTACCTTCCACATTTCATTTCATTAGTAGTTGTTGTAGGCATCATCAAAGAGTTCTGTGTGTCTGATGGCCTGATCAATGACATTATTGTATTTCTCGGAGGGAAAAGAGTTCCTCTGCTGCAGGATCCGGCATACTATCGTATGATCTATATCCTCTCGGATATCTGGCAGGAAATCGGATGGGGATCCATAATTTATCTGGCAGCCCTTTCCGGGGTAGACCAGCAGCTCTACGAGGCCGCCGAGATTGACGGCGCGGGAAAGTTTAAGCAGATGCTGCATGTGACACTTCCGGGAATTACTCCTACCATCGTAATTATGCTGATTCTGCGTCTGGGTTCGCTGATGGGTATGGGGTATGAGAAGACAATTCTGCTCTATAATAACTCTACTTATGAGACAGCAGATATCATTTCATCTTATATCTACCGAGTCGGATTACTGGAACAGAACTGGAGCTATTCAACGGCAATCGGTCTGATGAATTCACTGATTAACTGTGTGCTTTTGGTTCTGGCCAACAAGATCAGCAAAAAAGTAACCGAAAACAGTTTGTGGTAA
- a CDS encoding carbohydrate ABC transporter permease — protein sequence MKKNKKIKVSLPERIFQCVNYVLLLILAVVCIYPMWHVLMASFSKPNKIIRHQGALIKPLGFSIQAYKQVLSNPNILSGYKNTLIILVSGVIVCLFMTSLGAYVLSRKNLMWKKPITIFIMITMFISGGLIPFYLNLKSLHLTNTLAGIVVPFMINTYNMIILRTAFESIPDSLIDAAEIDGASHLKILTSIVLPLSKPTLSVMVLYYGVEKWNGWFWASAILRDRNLLPLQVILREILLSSTQSMQAGGIGGDTEAIGMTIRYATIIVATVPILLVYPFIQKYFTKGVMIGAVKE from the coding sequence ATGAAAAAAAATAAAAAAATCAAGGTCTCCCTGCCTGAGAGAATCTTCCAATGTGTCAACTATGTACTTCTGCTTATTTTGGCTGTCGTATGTATCTATCCGATGTGGCATGTATTAATGGCTTCTTTCAGTAAGCCCAATAAGATAATCCGTCATCAGGGCGCTCTGATTAAACCTCTCGGATTCAGCATTCAGGCTTATAAACAGGTACTCTCGAATCCAAATATTTTAAGTGGATATAAGAATACATTAATCATACTTGTGAGCGGCGTTATCGTATGTCTGTTCATGACCTCTCTTGGGGCATATGTTCTGTCGAGAAAAAACCTTATGTGGAAAAAGCCAATTACAATCTTTATTATGATCACAATGTTCATAAGCGGAGGACTGATTCCCTTCTATCTGAATCTGAAATCACTGCATCTGACCAACACTTTGGCCGGGATCGTTGTCCCCTTTATGATCAATACATACAATATGATTATTCTTCGGACAGCTTTTGAATCCATACCGGACAGTTTAATCGACGCAGCTGAAATTGATGGTGCAAGCCATCTGAAAATTCTCACCAGTATTGTACTTCCATTATCCAAACCCACGTTATCCGTGATGGTCTTATATTACGGAGTGGAAAAATGGAACGGATGGTTCTGGGCATCGGCGATTCTTCGCGACCGGAATCTTCTTCCGCTGCAGGTCATTCTCCGGGAGATACTGCTTTCCTCCACACAGTCCATGCAGGCAGGAGGGATTGGCGGAGACACAGAGGCTATCGGCATGACTATCCGATATGCGACCATTATCGTCGCAACAGTACCGATTCTTCTGGTTTATCCTTTTATACAAAAATACTTTACAAAAGGCGTCATGATCGGAGCGGTGAAAGAATAA